One segment of Sphingomonas qomolangmaensis DNA contains the following:
- the purH gene encoding bifunctional phosphoribosylaminoimidazolecarboxamide formyltransferase/IMP cyclohydrolase — MNSIAITRALLSVSDKTGIVDLARTLADRGVELVSTGGTAKALRDAGLAVRDVSELTGFPEMMDGRVKTLHPMVHGGLLAVRDDPAHVAAMTEHGIGAIDLVVVNLYPFEATVARGAERDEVIENIDIGGPSMVRSAAKNHAHVAIVTDPADYALLAEGGTTLEQRRMLAAKAFAATAAYDSAIAQWFAFADQGETFPATLPLAFTRADELRYGENPHQSAALYLPKGPAARGIAQASQLQGKALSYNNYNDADAALELVSEFRDGPPTVVIVKHANPCGVASADTLLEAYEAAFASDTVSAFGGIVAVNRPLDGATARAIAGIFTEVVAAPDADDEARAIFAAKKNLRLLLTGELPDPARAGLAIKSIAGGLLVQSRDDGRLGELKVVTKRQPTVQELADCRFAWTVAKHVKSNAIVYASGGATAGIGAGQMNRLESARIAAWKARDAAEKAGWAQPRTIGSAVASDAFFPFADGLLAAVEAGATAVIQPGGSIRDDEVIAAADEAGLAMVFTGMRHFRH, encoded by the coding sequence ATGAACAGCATCGCCATCACCCGCGCCCTACTGTCGGTGTCCGACAAGACCGGCATCGTCGATCTCGCTCGCACGCTCGCCGATCGCGGGGTCGAACTGGTGTCGACTGGGGGAACCGCCAAGGCGCTGCGCGACGCAGGGCTTGCGGTGCGCGACGTGTCCGAACTGACCGGCTTTCCCGAGATGATGGACGGGCGCGTCAAGACGCTGCACCCGATGGTGCATGGCGGGCTGCTCGCGGTGCGCGACGATCCTGCGCATGTCGCGGCGATGACCGAGCATGGCATCGGCGCGATCGACCTGGTGGTGGTCAATCTCTATCCGTTCGAGGCGACCGTCGCGCGCGGCGCCGAGCGCGACGAGGTGATCGAGAATATCGACATCGGCGGCCCGAGCATGGTGCGGTCGGCAGCCAAGAACCACGCGCACGTCGCGATCGTCACCGATCCCGCCGACTACGCGCTGCTCGCCGAGGGCGGCACGACGCTCGAGCAGCGGCGGATGCTGGCGGCCAAGGCCTTCGCCGCCACTGCCGCCTATGATTCGGCGATCGCGCAGTGGTTCGCCTTCGCCGATCAGGGCGAGACGTTTCCGGCGACGCTGCCGCTGGCCTTCACCCGCGCCGACGAACTTCGCTATGGCGAGAACCCGCACCAGTCGGCGGCGCTGTATCTGCCAAAGGGGCCGGCAGCGCGCGGGATCGCGCAGGCGAGCCAGTTGCAAGGCAAGGCCCTGAGCTACAATAACTATAACGACGCCGATGCGGCGCTCGAGCTGGTGAGCGAATTCCGCGACGGGCCGCCGACGGTGGTGATCGTCAAGCACGCCAATCCTTGCGGGGTGGCGAGCGCCGACACGCTGCTCGAGGCCTATGAAGCTGCGTTCGCGAGCGACACGGTGTCGGCATTCGGCGGGATCGTCGCGGTCAACCGACCGCTCGATGGCGCGACCGCGCGCGCGATTGCGGGGATCTTCACCGAAGTCGTTGCCGCGCCCGATGCCGATGACGAGGCGCGCGCGATCTTTGCCGCCAAGAAGAATCTGCGGCTGTTGCTGACCGGCGAGCTGCCCGATCCGGCGCGGGCGGGGCTGGCGATCAAGTCGATCGCGGGGGGGCTGCTGGTGCAGTCGCGCGACGACGGGCGTCTGGGTGAACTGAAGGTGGTGACCAAGCGCCAGCCGACGGTGCAGGAACTTGCCGATTGCCGCTTTGCCTGGACGGTGGCCAAGCATGTGAAATCGAACGCGATCGTCTATGCCAGCGGCGGCGCGACCGCAGGGATCGGCGCGGGGCAGATGAACCGGCTGGAGAGCGCGCGGATCGCCGCGTGGAAGGCACGCGACGCCGCCGAGAAGGCGGGCTGGGCGCAGCCGCGGACGATCGGCTCGGCGGTGGCGTCGGATGCGTTCTTCCCGTTTGCCGACGGGTTGCTCGCGGCGGTCGAGGCCGGGGCCACTGCGGTGATCCAGCCGGGCGGGTCGATCCGCGACGACGAGGTGATCGCCGCTGCGGACGAGGCCGGGCTGGCGATGGTGTTTACCGGGATGCGGCACTTCCGGCATTGA
- a CDS encoding cation:proton antiporter: MPPPPPGLLDLYVPMLLGLGLLTLLVAWAPLFIKRAPLSLPILCVGIGAAVFSFDRIAPYALHPLEGPELVEHAAELIVIVSLMGAGLKIDRALKWQNWAITTRLMVIAMPLSIAAFWWAGLSLLGLGAATALLLAASLAPTDPVLASDVQIEDPQSAQDDEARFALTSEAGLNDSFAFPFVHLAILAAAGGWGAQMWQEWALDPVLTRLSVGAAAGIAGGWLVGHVIYGLRDENRLARTGDGFVALGVTLAIYALTELLHGYGFFAVFLAGLMIRRAARDHDFNDRMHNFADESERLLMMVLLFMFGGMLTAGGLFTLVGWPEVAFAALAIFVIRPLAGWIALLGVARPPLERFVVAFFGIRGLGSIYYLAYGLNHARFEEPNRVWGAAGLVILVSILLHGVSVTPLMRRLDRQRGVPLA; this comes from the coding sequence GTGCCGCCGCCGCCCCCGGGGCTGCTCGATCTCTATGTGCCGATGCTGCTCGGCCTGGGGCTGCTGACCTTGCTCGTCGCCTGGGCGCCGCTGTTCATCAAAAGGGCGCCGCTATCGCTGCCGATCCTGTGCGTCGGGATCGGCGCCGCGGTGTTCTCGTTCGACCGGATCGCCCCCTATGCGCTCCACCCGCTCGAAGGCCCCGAACTGGTCGAGCATGCCGCCGAACTGATCGTCATCGTCTCGCTGATGGGCGCTGGGCTGAAAATCGATCGCGCGCTGAAATGGCAAAACTGGGCGATCACCACCCGGCTGATGGTGATCGCGATGCCGCTGAGCATCGCCGCATTCTGGTGGGCGGGGCTGTCGCTGCTCGGGCTTGGCGCAGCCACCGCGTTGCTGCTCGCGGCCTCGCTCGCACCGACCGATCCGGTGCTCGCCTCGGACGTCCAGATCGAGGATCCGCAATCGGCGCAGGATGACGAGGCACGGTTCGCGCTGACCTCCGAAGCCGGGCTCAACGACTCGTTCGCCTTTCCCTTCGTCCACCTCGCGATCCTGGCCGCGGCGGGCGGCTGGGGCGCGCAGATGTGGCAGGAATGGGCGCTCGATCCGGTGCTGACCCGCCTGTCGGTCGGCGCCGCGGCGGGGATCGCGGGCGGATGGCTGGTCGGTCACGTCATCTATGGGTTGCGCGACGAGAACCGGCTGGCGCGCACCGGCGACGGCTTCGTCGCTCTGGGGGTGACGCTCGCAATCTACGCGCTCACCGAATTGCTCCACGGCTATGGCTTCTTCGCGGTGTTCCTGGCCGGGCTGATGATCCGCCGCGCCGCGCGCGACCATGATTTCAACGACCGGATGCACAATTTCGCCGACGAGAGCGAACGACTGCTGATGATGGTGCTGTTGTTCATGTTCGGCGGGATGTTGACCGCGGGCGGGCTGTTCACGCTCGTCGGCTGGCCCGAAGTGGCGTTCGCGGCGCTCGCGATCTTCGTTATCCGCCCGCTGGCGGGGTGGATCGCGCTGCTGGGTGTTGCCCGTCCGCCACTCGAACGCTTCGTCGTCGCGTTCTTCGGCATTCGTGGGCTGGGGTCGATCTATTATCTGGCCTATGGACTCAATCATGCGCGGTTCGAAGAGCCCAACCGCGTCTGGGGGGCTGCCGGCTTGGTTATTCTCGTGTCGATCCTGTTGCACGGCGTGTCGGTCACGCCGCTGATGCGCCGGCTCGATCGCCAGCGCGGCGTTCCGCTGGCGTGA
- the polA gene encoding DNA polymerase I: MPHLYLVDGSGYIFRAYHRLPPLTNVHGEPVGAVYGYTTMLWKLADEVHKADGPTHMAVILDKSSKTFRNDLYDQYKAQRPPPPEDLVPQFPMIRDATRAFSLPCIEEEGWEADDLIASYAKAALAQGWEVTIVSSDKDLMQLIEPGLDLYDTMNNRRLSDEHVVEKFGVPPKLLGDVLALMGDSVDNVPGVPGVGPKTAAKLIHEHGSLEAVLAAAPEMKKGKLRDNLIEHAPMARLSRELVTLACDVPLPDPLDSLELQGIPDAPLRAFLEHHGFRSLLNKLSAVADAPVAEAAAPVAAQDDPPCDHDGYETVVTEDALERWMIAARHQGWVAIDTETTGLDAMTADLVGVSLALHPNLACYVPIAHGGSDMFAEKPLQLDRALVIAQLKALLEDASVLKIGHNLKYDMIMLQRAGITLAPYDDTIVMSFDLDAGLHGHGMDELAATHLAHSCIAYKDVVGTGKKQLGFAEIDLKAATRYAAEDADVTLRLWRRLKPRLAYEGATRVYEMVDRALVRVIADMEIAGVKVDAARLAQLSEEFSGRIAALETEIHGLVGTKFTIGSPKQLGDILFEQLKIKGGRKGKSGVYSTDVNELERIAADKDSPGAAIAAKVLDWRQLSKLKSTYTDALQAQINPVTGRVHTSYSLTGAQTGRLSSTDPNLQNIPIRTEVGRQIRDAFVAEPGNVILAADYSQIELRLAAHIAEVPQLREAFERGDDIHSMTANELFGEVNRDTRGRAKTINFAILYGISRWGLAGRLDVTADEAQAMIDRYFERFPGINRYIAETTESVRERGFTTTLFGRKTHFPRIRSKVQHERQGAERAAINAPIQGTSADIIKRAMARMGPALLDAGLPNVRMLMQVHDELVFELPEGDVEAARPVIERVMATAAEPAVRLSVPLGVEIGVGKSWGAAH, encoded by the coding sequence ATGCCCCATCTCTACCTTGTCGACGGCTCCGGCTATATCTTCCGCGCCTATCACCGGCTGCCGCCGCTCACCAACGTGCATGGCGAGCCGGTCGGCGCGGTCTATGGCTATACGACGATGCTGTGGAAGCTGGCCGACGAGGTCCACAAGGCCGATGGCCCGACGCATATGGCGGTGATCCTCGACAAATCGTCGAAGACCTTCCGCAACGACCTGTACGACCAGTACAAGGCGCAGCGCCCGCCGCCGCCTGAGGATCTGGTCCCCCAGTTCCCGATGATCCGCGACGCCACCCGCGCCTTTTCGCTGCCCTGCATCGAGGAGGAGGGATGGGAGGCCGACGACCTGATCGCGAGCTATGCCAAGGCGGCGCTCGCGCAGGGCTGGGAAGTGACGATCGTCAGCTCGGACAAGGATCTGATGCAGCTGATCGAGCCCGGGCTCGACCTCTACGACACGATGAACAACCGTCGCCTGTCCGACGAGCATGTCGTCGAGAAATTCGGCGTGCCCCCCAAGCTGCTCGGCGACGTACTCGCGCTGATGGGCGACAGCGTCGACAATGTCCCCGGCGTCCCCGGCGTCGGCCCCAAGACCGCCGCCAAGCTGATCCACGAGCATGGCTCGCTCGAAGCCGTGCTCGCCGCCGCGCCCGAGATGAAGAAGGGTAAGCTGCGCGACAATCTGATCGAGCACGCGCCGATGGCGCGACTGTCGCGCGAGCTGGTGACGCTCGCCTGCGACGTCCCGCTGCCCGATCCGCTCGACTCGCTCGAGCTCCAGGGCATCCCCGACGCGCCGCTGCGCGCGTTCCTCGAGCATCACGGTTTCCGCTCGCTGCTCAACAAGCTGTCGGCGGTCGCCGATGCCCCCGTCGCCGAGGCCGCCGCCCCGGTCGCCGCGCAGGACGATCCGCCCTGCGACCATGACGGCTATGAAACCGTGGTCACCGAAGACGCGCTCGAACGCTGGATGATCGCCGCGCGCCACCAGGGCTGGGTCGCGATCGACACCGAGACGACCGGGCTCGACGCGATGACGGCCGATCTCGTTGGGGTCAGCCTGGCGCTGCACCCCAATCTCGCCTGCTACGTTCCGATCGCGCATGGCGGCAGCGACATGTTTGCCGAAAAGCCGCTCCAGCTCGATCGCGCGCTGGTGATCGCACAGCTCAAGGCGCTGCTTGAGGACGCCAGCGTCCTCAAGATCGGCCACAACCTCAAATACGACATGATCATGCTCCAGCGCGCGGGCATCACGCTCGCGCCCTATGACGACACGATCGTGATGTCGTTCGATCTCGATGCCGGGCTACACGGCCATGGCATGGACGAGCTCGCCGCGACGCATCTGGCGCACAGCTGCATCGCCTACAAGGACGTCGTCGGCACCGGCAAGAAGCAGCTCGGCTTCGCTGAGATCGATCTGAAGGCCGCGACCCGCTACGCCGCCGAGGATGCCGACGTCACGCTTCGCTTATGGCGGCGGCTCAAGCCGCGCCTGGCGTACGAAGGCGCGACGCGGGTGTACGAGATGGTCGATCGCGCGCTGGTGCGCGTCATCGCCGATATGGAGATCGCCGGGGTCAAGGTCGACGCCGCGCGCCTCGCGCAGCTGTCGGAGGAATTCTCAGGGCGTATCGCCGCGCTCGAAACCGAGATCCACGGCCTGGTCGGCACGAAATTCACGATCGGCAGCCCCAAGCAATTGGGCGACATCCTGTTCGAGCAATTGAAGATCAAGGGTGGGCGCAAGGGCAAGTCGGGGGTCTATTCGACCGACGTCAACGAGCTCGAGCGGATCGCCGCCGACAAGGATTCGCCCGGCGCCGCGATCGCCGCCAAGGTGCTCGACTGGCGCCAGCTCTCGAAGCTCAAATCGACCTATACCGACGCGCTCCAGGCACAGATCAATCCCGTAACGGGCCGAGTCCACACCAGCTATTCGCTCACCGGCGCGCAGACCGGGCGCTTGTCGTCGACCGACCCCAACCTGCAGAACATCCCGATCCGCACCGAAGTCGGCCGCCAGATCCGCGACGCCTTCGTCGCCGAGCCGGGCAACGTCATCCTCGCCGCCGATTATTCGCAGATCGAGCTGCGGCTGGCCGCCCACATCGCCGAAGTGCCGCAGCTTCGCGAGGCGTTCGAGCGCGGCGACGACATCCATTCGATGACCGCCAATGAATTGTTCGGCGAGGTCAATCGCGACACCCGCGGGCGCGCCAAGACGATCAACTTCGCGATCCTCTACGGCATCTCGCGCTGGGGGCTGGCGGGCCGGCTCGACGTCACCGCCGACGAGGCGCAGGCGATGATCGATCGCTATTTCGAACGCTTCCCCGGCATCAACCGCTACATCGCCGAGACGACCGAAAGCGTGCGCGAGCGTGGCTTCACGACGACCCTGTTCGGCCGGAAAACCCATTTCCCGCGCATCCGCAGCAAGGTCCAGCACGAGCGCCAGGGTGCCGAACGCGCGGCGATCAACGCGCCGATCCAGGGCACCAGCGCCGACATCATCAAGCGCGCGATGGCGCGGATGGGACCGGCGCTGCTCGACGCGGGGCTGCCCAACGTGCGCATGCTCATGCAGGTCCACGACGAACTCGTCTTCGAACTGCCCGAAGGCGATGTCGAAGCCGCGCGACCGGTGATCGAGCGCGTGATGGCGACCGCCGCCGAACCCGCGGTGCGCTTGAGCGTCCCGCTCGGCGTCGAAATCGGCGTCGGCAAGAGCTGGGGCGCCGCGCATTAG
- a CDS encoding endonuclease domain-containing protein has protein sequence MPAKCSPRSRAAGSAWSMSRPRKPISRTCSSTSPAPRMGDPASTGSPSPLGEGLGWGSADSTGSRLQSRAREMRNNPTEWENRLWRCLSNRQLGDFKFRRQAVIGNRVVDFFCPSVGLVIEVDGDTHDLDRDAQRDEMLKANGLSVLRVSNRDVAENQSGVLEAVLALAQSLPPRSAWRLPHPNPVSGRSGPRPDLNRAGHGLPDTPEGEGL, from the coding sequence ATGCCGGCGAAGTGCTCGCCGCGATCGCGGGCAGCGGGCTCGGCGTGGTCGATGTCTCGACCAAGGAAGCCGATCTCGAGGACGTGTTCCTCAACCTCACCCGCGCCTCGAATGGGTGATCCGGCCTCCACTGGAAGCCCCTCCCCTTTAGGGGAGGGGTTGGGGTGGGGCAGTGCCGACAGTACCGGATCACGTTTGCAATCCCGTGCTAGGGAAATGCGCAATAACCCCACCGAATGGGAGAACCGGCTCTGGCGCTGCCTATCAAATCGGCAGCTAGGCGACTTCAAGTTTCGCAGGCAGGCAGTGATCGGCAATAGGGTCGTCGATTTTTTCTGCCCCTCCGTCGGGCTTGTGATCGAAGTAGATGGCGATACGCACGATCTTGATCGAGACGCGCAAAGGGACGAAATGTTGAAGGCTAATGGGCTATCCGTGTTGCGTGTTAGCAACCGAGACGTTGCCGAAAATCAGAGCGGGGTCCTCGAAGCGGTTTTGGCGCTCGCACAATCCTTGCCGCCGCGCAGCGCTTGGCGACTGCCCCACCCCAACCCAGTGTCAGGTCGGTCAGGCCCCCGGCCTGACCTAAACCGTGCGGGGCACGGCTTGCCTGACACTCCTGAAGGGGAGGGGCTTTGA
- a CDS encoding serine hydrolase has product MQFEYFSVFERVLTLSGLAPLALVGCVGGASPELVASLPAPTYRVAAPVPPPPPPPPRVFAPTPLVTAIDAMVERFGGKVGVAVKSIDDDWMISKNGDVPMPQQSVSKLWVAMTALDLVDQGKLRLDEQLTITRADLTLFHQPIAGLLKNGSYTATAGELMRRAMTMSDNTANDRLLRRVGGPAAVNAFIKRKALGAIKFGPGERLLQSRTAGLNWKQDMAMGRAFQAARAKLPEGVRRAAFNNYVADPIDGAAAAAIANALARLKQGDLFSRASTSHLVTLMESSRTGAARLRARVPAGWRLGHKTGTGQDFSGRTAGFNDVGFLTAPNGRSYTIAVLIGDTSRPVRERQQLMQSVVESVVANHRG; this is encoded by the coding sequence ATGCAATTCGAGTATTTTTCCGTGTTCGAGCGCGTGTTGACGCTCTCTGGGCTTGCCCCGCTGGCGCTGGTCGGCTGCGTCGGCGGCGCCTCGCCCGAGCTGGTCGCCAGCCTGCCCGCGCCGACCTATCGCGTCGCCGCGCCGGTCCCGCCGCCCCCGCCACCGCCGCCGCGCGTCTTCGCTCCCACTCCGCTGGTGACCGCGATCGATGCGATGGTCGAACGCTTCGGCGGCAAGGTCGGCGTCGCGGTCAAGAGCATCGACGACGACTGGATGATCTCGAAGAACGGCGACGTGCCGATGCCGCAGCAAAGCGTGAGCAAATTGTGGGTCGCGATGACCGCGCTTGACCTGGTCGACCAGGGCAAATTGCGCCTCGACGAGCAACTCACCATCACCCGCGCCGACCTGACGTTGTTCCACCAGCCGATCGCCGGGCTGCTCAAGAACGGCAGCTACACCGCCACCGCGGGCGAATTGATGCGCCGCGCGATGACGATGAGCGACAATACCGCCAACGACCGGCTGCTGCGCCGCGTCGGCGGCCCCGCCGCGGTCAACGCCTTCATCAAGCGCAAGGCATTGGGCGCGATCAAGTTCGGCCCCGGCGAGCGGCTGCTGCAGAGCCGTACCGCGGGTCTCAACTGGAAACAGGACATGGCGATGGGCCGCGCCTTCCAGGCCGCGCGCGCCAAGCTGCCCGAAGGGGTTCGCCGCGCGGCGTTCAACAATTATGTCGCCGATCCGATCGACGGCGCCGCCGCCGCCGCGATCGCCAACGCGCTGGCGCGGCTGAAGCAGGGCGATCTGTTCTCGCGCGCCTCGACCAGCCATCTGGTCACGCTGATGGAAAGCTCGCGTACCGGCGCCGCCCGGCTGCGCGCGAGGGTGCCCGCCGGCTGGCGGCTCGGTCACAAGACCGGCACCGGCCAGGATTTCTCTGGGCGAACCGCGGGCTTCAACGATGTCGGCTTCCTCACCGCCCCCAATGGCCGCAGCTACACGATCGCGGTGCTGATCGGCGACACCTCGCGCCCGGTGCGCGAACGGCAGCAGCTGATGCAGTCGGTGGTCGAAAGCGTGGTGGCGAACCACCGGGGGTAA
- the nadB gene encoding L-aspartate oxidase — protein sequence MTTDVLVIGSGAAGLTAALNLADRFRVTVLAKGGLDEGSTAWAQGGIAAVLEPGDTFENHVEDTMVAGAGLNDRSTVEFVVEGAPAAIARLAELGVPFNVASDGADGWHLTREGGHSHRRIVHVDDATGWAVQEALIRAARANPNITLLPDMVAVDLATSRHEERYSGAGNVWGVYAMNRASGSVELYTARATILATGGAGRTYQFSTAPRGATGDGIAMAWRAGCRVSNMEFMQFHPTCLFNLEVKNFLITEAVRGEGGHLINPTTGKRFMPYYDAERLELAPRDIVARAIDAEIKRFGLDYVHLDISHRGADFVKTHFPTIHAKLLTLGIDMTCQPIPVVPAQHYTCGGVIVDRDGRTDLPNLYAAGEVTQSGLHGANRLASNSLLECFVYGEAAARHIAAHWDELAPPPAIRPWDESRVTDSDEEVIIKQNWTEIRRFMWNYVGIVRTTKRLERAQHRIRMLSDEVNDYYGHFRVTPDLIELRNLLQSAELIVRSALHRQESRGLHFTLDHPQLDDVPIDTILIP from the coding sequence ATGACCACCGACGTCCTCGTCATCGGCTCGGGCGCCGCGGGCCTCACCGCCGCGCTTAACCTCGCCGATCGCTTCCGCGTCACCGTGCTCGCCAAGGGCGGGCTCGACGAGGGATCGACCGCCTGGGCGCAGGGTGGAATCGCCGCGGTGCTCGAACCCGGCGACACCTTCGAAAACCATGTCGAGGACACGATGGTGGCAGGCGCGGGCCTCAACGACCGTTCCACCGTCGAGTTCGTCGTCGAAGGCGCGCCCGCGGCGATCGCGCGGCTCGCCGAACTCGGCGTGCCCTTCAACGTCGCGTCGGACGGCGCCGATGGCTGGCACCTGACGCGCGAGGGCGGGCACAGCCACCGCCGGATCGTCCATGTCGACGACGCCACCGGCTGGGCGGTGCAGGAAGCGCTGATCCGCGCGGCGCGCGCCAACCCCAACATCACCCTGCTGCCCGACATGGTCGCGGTCGATCTGGCGACCAGCCGGCACGAGGAACGCTATTCGGGCGCGGGCAATGTGTGGGGCGTCTATGCGATGAACCGCGCATCGGGCAGCGTCGAGCTCTACACCGCGCGCGCGACGATCCTCGCGACCGGCGGAGCGGGGCGGACCTACCAATTTTCGACCGCCCCGCGCGGCGCGACCGGCGACGGCATCGCGATGGCGTGGCGCGCGGGCTGCCGCGTGTCGAACATGGAATTCATGCAGTTCCACCCGACCTGCCTGTTCAACCTCGAGGTCAAGAATTTCCTGATCACCGAGGCGGTGCGCGGCGAGGGTGGCCATCTGATCAACCCGACGACGGGCAAGCGCTTCATGCCCTATTACGACGCCGAGCGGCTTGAACTAGCCCCGCGCGACATCGTCGCGCGCGCGATCGACGCCGAGATCAAGCGCTTCGGACTTGATTATGTGCATCTCGACATCAGCCATCGCGGCGCCGATTTCGTGAAGACGCATTTCCCGACGATCCACGCCAAGCTGCTGACGCTCGGCATCGACATGACTTGCCAGCCGATCCCGGTGGTCCCCGCGCAGCATTACACCTGCGGCGGTGTCATCGTCGATCGCGACGGTCGCACCGACCTGCCCAACCTTTACGCCGCGGGCGAAGTCACCCAATCGGGGTTGCACGGTGCCAACCGGCTCGCGTCGAACTCACTGCTCGAATGCTTCGTCTATGGCGAGGCCGCCGCGCGCCATATCGCCGCGCATTGGGACGAGCTCGCGCCGCCCCCCGCGATCCGTCCCTGGGACGAAAGCCGGGTCACCGACAGCGACGAAGAAGTCATCATCAAGCAGAACTGGACCGAAATCCGCCGCTTCATGTGGAATTATGTCGGCATCGTCCGCACCACCAAGCGGCTCGAGCGCGCGCAGCACCGCATCCGCATGCTGTCCGACGAGGTGAACGACTACTACGGCCATTTCCGCGTGACCCCGGACCTGATCGAATTGCGCAACCTGCTCCAATCGGCCGAGCTGATCGTTCGCAGCGCGCTGCACCGGCAGGAGAGTCGCGGGCTGCACTTCACGCTCGATCATCCGCAGCTCGACGATGTCCCGATCGACACCATTCTCATCCCCTGA
- a CDS encoding lipopolysaccharide biosynthesis protein produces MTDNLLPADENIAALAKGGRTNILGFALRLAARLPFLFIAGRVYGPEIVGRFAIAVLVVELAALLATLGLKRGLAQALSSTDRPHAHVVWDALVVAFIASMIGSAVLIAFPQVMYPNSAVIGFERLLPFVVVAIAWSDVMLAALAYRHNVKAAVTARAVIEPWTISIAAWALSYISSRDGLILAYVLSMVAALAASMVPFVKSYGLPQGWQPRLGPMFALARRNAPLAGADAIEWGSRNVDRFILGLLFAPSIVGIYYMAQQVASLPQKLKTSFDPILGPVITHSLAVGDKGAVARQIRQVGFWIMAAQAGLALVGSIPAEGVMGVVGPEFVAGAGALCFLLVAEVLAANGSVSEAGLVYIARHRNLMISGALLGFQVALSFALIFVARNMGLTPASQAAAPALALALSLGLGSIVKSRLLARLLGASVSAWRWPFTWAVLATAIVGWAFVQLPDRLEWAEMLIGIPVMLLVYCFVIWRWAFGPEDRTLFQKAPPPAAPL; encoded by the coding sequence ATGACCGACAATCTACTGCCCGCCGACGAGAATATCGCGGCGCTGGCGAAGGGCGGGCGCACCAACATCCTGGGCTTCGCGCTTCGCCTCGCCGCGCGGCTACCCTTCCTGTTCATCGCGGGCCGTGTCTATGGCCCCGAGATCGTCGGTCGCTTCGCGATCGCGGTGCTGGTGGTCGAGCTTGCCGCGTTGCTCGCCACCCTGGGGCTCAAGCGCGGGCTCGCCCAGGCATTGTCGTCGACCGACCGGCCGCACGCGCATGTCGTGTGGGACGCGCTGGTGGTCGCGTTCATCGCGTCGATGATCGGATCGGCGGTACTGATCGCCTTCCCGCAGGTGATGTACCCCAACAGCGCGGTGATCGGCTTCGAGCGGCTGTTGCCCTTCGTCGTCGTCGCGATCGCCTGGTCCGACGTGATGTTGGCGGCGCTCGCCTATCGCCACAACGTCAAGGCGGCAGTCACCGCGCGCGCGGTGATCGAGCCCTGGACGATCAGCATCGCCGCCTGGGCCTTGTCCTACATCTCGTCGCGCGACGGGTTGATCCTTGCCTATGTGCTGTCGATGGTAGCGGCGCTTGCCGCATCGATGGTGCCGTTCGTCAAAAGCTATGGCTTGCCGCAAGGGTGGCAGCCGCGGCTGGGGCCGATGTTCGCGCTCGCGCGCCGCAACGCGCCGCTCGCGGGCGCCGACGCGATCGAATGGGGGTCGCGCAACGTCGATCGCTTCATCCTGGGGCTGCTCTTCGCGCCGAGCATCGTCGGCATCTACTACATGGCGCAGCAGGTCGCCTCGCTGCCGCAGAAATTAAAAACCAGCTTCGATCCGATCCTGGGGCCGGTGATCACCCATTCGCTCGCGGTCGGCGACAAGGGCGCGGTGGCGCGGCAGATCCGCCAGGTCGGCTTCTGGATCATGGCGGCGCAAGCCGGGCTCGCGCTGGTCGGCAGCATCCCCGCCGAAGGGGTGATGGGCGTCGTCGGCCCCGAATTCGTCGCGGGCGCGGGAGCGCTCTGCTTCCTGCTCGTCGCCGAAGTGCTCGCGGCGAATGGATCGGTATCCGAAGCCGGGCTCGTCTATATCGCGCGCCACCGCAACCTCATGATCTCGGGAGCGCTGTTGGGGTTCCAGGTGGCGCTGAGCTTCGCGCTGATCTTCGTCGCGCGCAACATGGGGCTGACGCCGGCCTCCCAGGCCGCCGCACCCGCGCTCGCGCTGGCATTATCGCTCGGGCTGGGGTCTATCGTGAAGTCGCGGCTGCTCGCGCGGCTGCTCGGCGCGTCGGTATCGGCGTGGCGCTGGCCCTTCACCTGGGCAGTACTCGCGACCGCGATCGTCGGCTGGGCCTTCGTCCAGCTGCCCGACCGGCTCGAATGGGCCGAGATGCTGATCGGCATCCCGGTGATGCTGCTGGTCTATTGCTTCGTCATCTGGCGCTGGGCGTTCGGCCCCGAAGACCGGACGTTGTTCCAGAAGGCGCCGCCGCCGGCGGCCCCCCTGTAA